GTGATTGGACTTCGGAGAAGGTGGTTGAAAATTCTGAATACATTGCCGATTACAGAAATATATACGAATATCTTATGAGGGACAAGCCGATAAATGAAAACACAAACCTTGAACATTTTCTAAAAATGAACACACCGATAAAAACAATATGTGAGATTTTTCAGGAGAACAAACCACCCATTTATGATTTGGTCAATCCGACAATATGGAACATTGGTGAAAAAGAAATATTTGATGCTGATTACAGCGAAATAAAGGCGAGATTTATGCAGAGAATCGAGGAAAATTATAACGAAATGGCAAATCCGATGTGGGGCAAAAATGTATATAACGATTTATATATGCTCTGCGATTATATGAAAAACCATATTGGCAAAGCAAGCGAAGCGGATATTAAAATTCTTATGCAGTTTGAAAATCCGCTGAAACTGATTAAGGAAATGCCGGTCTGGGACAATAACTGCGGCGATAAAATTGCGGCAGCGGCAAGATTTGTGCAATGGTCGGATGTATTGACAATGCCGTATGAACTTGATTCTGAAAATGTAATCAGGGAATCGGTTTACAGGCACGATGCGATTACCGATTTAATTAGCATTGTTCCGAAGCATGACTTTAATACAACGATGCAGTGGATTGATTTTTACAGGAATTTGGACAGTGAAAGCGATGCCGCTGCAGAAATAAATAACCCTTACGAAAAGTTTATAGATGCAATGAAGGAAATAGCTGATAATAACAGTGAGCAAACCTTACAGGAATTATATTATATGTCATGGGAGCATCAATTGCTTGAAAATGAACTTGTTGAGGCTGCAAAATATCTTGATAACGGTGGAAACATCGAAAAGGTTGCAAAGCTTGCCAAGTATGGGTATTTTGATACACCTTATGAAGAGAATCCCATATCGGCAGATGAATTTTTAGAACAGAATAATCCAAGCGGAATGAGTATGATGTAGGAGGTGAAAGGCTGTGACGCGGTATGAATTTATGCGGAAAAGGCTGAAAGATAAAAGAGGCAGCGGATACATAGACGTTGCGGTTATCGTGCTATCTGCGATTTTGGTAATCGCACTGGCAACAAGCGTGTTTCCGGTATATATAGCAAAATCGCAGCTTGACAGTTTTACGCAGGAATTATGCCGTGAAGCCGAGATATGCGGAAAAGTCGGAAGTGAAACCTCAAGCCGTGAACTTACGCTAAAAGAGCGGCTCGGAATTTCTCCGAATGTGGAATGGTCAAAATCAGGTGCAATTCAGCTGAATGAGGAATTTACCGTGACGGCAACATTGGAGTATGATATCGGATTCGGAGCATTTGCGTCATTTCCGATAACACTTGCCTCAAAGGCAATCGGAAAGAGTGAGGTGTATCACAAATGAAAAGGTTTAATAACAAAGGCAACGCAACTGTTCTTGCCGTTTCTGTGTGTCTTGCCATAATCTTTGTAATGTGTGTGATTTTTGAGTATATGCAGATGCTGATCATAACCACAGGTATAAGAAATGCGGTCGAGTCGGCGGCAGTGTCAACGGTGGTGGCAAACTATGATGAAACATACAGTCAGCTTCGGGAAGGCTATAGCGGCGGATATGTATATCAGGATACAGCGTTTACCGAAAGTATAGATACGGGAAATATCTATACGCGCCTTGATTCGCTTCTCGCTTTGACAGAAAACGGAGATGAGCATATTAAACGGCGCGGTGACGGTACGGTTGAGTACAGTATATCAAATATGCGGCTGGAATTTGAGAATACCGATTATGCACCGGGGATTGCTGCAAAGAACTTGAATGCAACCGTGTACCTTGACGTGAAAATTCCTGTCAGATACGGCGGAAGAATAATTGCGACACTTGCACCGACAATGCGCGTGAAGGCATCGTATGCCCCAAAGTTTTAGAACTGTGCGTCAAATGCCGAGAGTGATATATGTTGCTTGTGCCGAAAAATTGCACACAGATAATATCTTCGTAGACTTTTGAAAACTTGTGTGGTATGTTTGTGGTGAAATCAGAAAGGGTGATTTGAATGAAAAAGAAAACAAGAATTGTCTTGATAGGAACAGCGGTAATACTGCTGTCGGTTATATCCGGTGTGGTTGTTTATAAAAACACGATTCCCAATAAGCCACCGGAAATTATAACGGAAAACGAGACTGAAAAATTAAACTCAAATGTGACTGTAGACATCAACACGGAACGGGAGGATATTCCGGAATATAGGGAAATCACGGACGAAGAAACAGGGGAAACGGTGATTGCCGAGGTACAGAAGAACGAACCTCCCGAAATAAAACCGACAACACCTCCCGAAAAGCCGAAATCCGAGGATAGCTATACCAATCCTGAAAAGCCGCCGGAATATAAAAAGGAGCAGACGGTCGTTGAGAAAAAGGTTGAAACAAATTCCGAAACAAATAAAAAACAGACCTCCGAAAAAGGGAAGGTATATGTAGACGGATTCGGATATGTTGATAAAGCGGGAGAAACAAAAACACAGACCGGAGTATCTGACGGCGACATCAATAAAATGGTCGGATCTATGGATTGAGGCAAAAAAGAAGGAGGAAACATATGAAACGGATTATTGTGTTTATATTGACGGCAATAATGCTGTTTAGCATAACAGTCAGTGTTTATGCGGTAGGCGATGGCAATGTGGATAACGGCGGAGGCGGAATGGGTTCGGGAACATCAACGGATAAGTGGATACCCGGCGAGGAGGGCGTCAGGGTAACTGTTGTCAGAAAGTCTGACGGTGCGCAGGTGTCGCAGTCATTTGATATGACAAATATCAATTTAAGAAGCAATGTATACACCTTTGGAATATACAGTAAGCTGAAGTACAGAAACGGAGATGTTTCCCTCGTGCTTGAAGCGGCCGATTACACGGTTGTAAGGCCGACAATATCAATGCCGAAGATTATCTCATCGGGAAGCGGTGCGACAAGCATAGAGGCAATTAAACGGTATTTTTGCAGCGAATATGCGGTAAAGCTCGTTGCAAATGTATGCGGAATAGAATATGCCACACTCATAAACGGTCAATACAAGATATTGATTGAGCCTGTGGCATATTTTTTGTTTAAGGGAAACTATTTCGCTATGAGCGCACATCAGGCGGCTTTGTATGACCAGATGTTAAGCGGCGGACTTCGTGCGAAAATGGTCAGCCTGACTCATAAAAATTTACCGTTGGCAATGTTTTTGGAGCGAGCAGATTTGGGGTATCCGGCGTGGACAGGCTCAACAACGAAAGCGGTGTCAAATGATACAATTATAAACTTTCTCGGTCTTGGTGTTGTCAGATTTACAGATGAGCCTATCCCCGATGAATCCATAGAAACGCCGACAGATGACGGCTGGTGGTTTGGTTTTGGGTGGCTGTATGGCGGAGACGGAAATCCTGCCGGTCCGCAGTATGCGTACAGAACGGATACGGATGTTATCACTTCAATCAAGGTAACGGCAGATAAGGAATATAACCCGGACAATCCGCTGACTGCGCGGTTCGTGATAAACGGAAATAATTATCTGGTCGAAAACATTGTAATACCCGAAGGTGAGTCGCAGCTCATATGGGTGAAATGGCACACGCCGGCAGAACCCGGAGAGGTGCCGATTCGTGTAACGGTTGGAGGCAGAACGAGAAGCACAAGGGCGTTAATTGAAAAGATCGAGGATAATGAGCCGCCCGATCCGAAAGCCAATGACAGAAACGATTTATTTCAAATGCCGGAAGTGCCGGCACAAACCGAAACACAAATTCTTTCTTGGGGTGTTTGGTCGGCATCGTGGCATACTCATTGGGAATGGATTTCAAATTGGGAATGGACAGGTACCCGTTGGGTGGATAACGGTCAATGGGTAGACAACGGTTGGTACGATTTCACATTTAACAGATATTCGGCAAAACTGAACGCTGTGCAAAGTATAACTCCCGATTCAAAGGTTCCGACATCGGTCGGAAACAAGATGAAATCGGGGTATGGTTTCAATACCTCGCTTGAATGCAGCATTGAAACAAATGCTCCGAAAAGAGCATATACAGAGGCACAGACGACACAAATGTTTTTCCCGGAATTTGATTATGGCACATATTTCAGAGTGCCTGACAGAAATGTGCTTGCTTACAAATCAACATTCAAATTCAAAGAAAACAGATATTCCACATACAAAAGCAGGTCGCATTTTACACCGGTGTGGTTTCCGGACGGGACATATAAAACATACACTTTTGTGTATGATGCGTGGACTCCTGCCGGAATGTTAAGGGTAAATAAGACGGCGTCGCTTGAAATTGTCGGAAATCTGTTTGAAGATTGGCATATAGCGCCTAAAAAATGAGGAGGATTTATATTATGAAAATTAAAAGATTAGCGGTTGTAATTATGGCTTTAACAATTCTTGCAGTAACAGCGGTTTCGGTATATGCGGCAGGCGATGTTGCGTCGGCGGTTGAAAGTACATGGACAACGGCAAGGGGACAGATAAAGACAGTGGTAAACAATGTTGTGTTTCCCGTGCTGGATTTGATTCTGGCGGTGTTTTTCTTTGTGAAACTCGGCAGTGCATATTTTGATTACCGAAAAAGCGGTCAGTTTGAATGGACTGCGCCTGCAATCCTGTTTGCGTGTCTGGTGTTTGTTTTAACCGCTCCGACATATCTTTGGAGCATACTCGGAATGTAAGAAAAAAGAGCCGGCTGTGCAGCGATGCACAGTCGGTAACTTATATACGGAATGAGAGGTAGGATAAATGAACACAACATTTGAAAATGAGCTTCGGAAAGTCTTTGATAAGGTACCGAATCTTGAAAACAAAAAGTATGTCGGCAGAGCATTTTATGCAAGTATAGACAAAGATATAAAGCTAAAAGCTGAATTCATATCTACAAAAACGCACGAAAGATTTGATGCTATGAAAATCAGAGTTCTGCATAAGGGTGAAGGAGAGCTTGAAACCAATACAATAAGGTTAAAGGAAATATGGGGAATGAAACCGGTCAGGAACGGAAATTTTACAAACGGTGTTTCGCCGCATATGTGGATTTATAACGGCAGGCTCGAATGGTATGCATATACTCCCAACACCGCTGATTATGCTAAACTTGCAGATCAGATTACAGACTATGCGGAGGTCTTTCAGGACGAAGATATGCACATAGAAATGAACGGTATGAGTATGTAAAGGGGTGAGTAATATTGAATGATAAAGAAAAATATCCGTTGCTTATAGGACGTTCGATGATAGGTAACAGGCGTTTGCATAATACAGATGAGGCTGCTGACTTTATATGTATGAGTGCCGAATACGGAGATACAACCATTACTGATGTTAACGGTATAACGGTATTAACCACATACGGAATGTATATTGATAAAGCCGTAGACACGGAATACAGAGACGAACTGCTGAAAGCACTGAAACCAAAACAGGAAGAATTGGTCGGTGCGGAAAACTGTCTGATAAACGGCGGAGAAAAGGAATATGCGCAAAATCTTGACCGAACGGCAGAGAAATATCTCAAAACAGAAGCATATAAAAACGATTTTGCAGAGATAAGAGGGATATATAACCGGACACAGGAGAATAAATCCGATGAGGAAATCAAACAGATGGTAATCGGAAGATTTAAGACACAGTGTATCAAAGAGGACAATACCAAACGGCATCAAAAGATAAAAGCAATGGTCAAGGAGTATCTTAACTCCGCTGAATTTGAAACGGATTTCAATACTGAAATTAACAATTATATAGCACGAGGAGAAGAAGTTCCGCCGGACAGACAAATTCGAGAAATGTTAAATGAAGAGCGTTATCAGAGGTATCGGCGGGAAATGTTCTGTGAGGAAAACGGGCATAGCCGGCACGAAGTAAATCCGGATATTGAAAACGGCACAAGCGATATGGAATGCAACTGTTGCGGCGGAAGTCAAACAATAGGTTGGATGTAGACCGAGGAGGTGATGAAACTTGTTTGTTTTCGATTGGTTTTTAGACTGGATTTACGGCAAAGTAATGGGGTTTATTCAGACATTTTTCACATATATAAGCGGTATGGGCGCAGAAATATTCGAATTGCCGTGGATACAGGCGGTAATAGAATTTTTCAGGCTGTTCGGCTGGTCGATGTATGTTGTGGCATTGGTGGTTGCGGTGTTTGATACGGCAATCGCCTGGCAGAACGGTCAAGGAAATATAAAGGACGCTGCATTGGGAGCAATCAAAGGTTTTATGGCAGTAAACTTATTTACTGTCGTGCCGATAGAGTTATATAAGCTGTCAATAGAGGTTCAAAATAGTCTCGGACAAGCAATGTCGGGGCTATACAGCGGTTCGCTTTCCGATTTGTCGGAGTTATCGTCAGCGCAGCTTTTGCCATTCCAATCCGAAATTAATCCGTTTAATTTATTTACCATAATTGCTTTGGGTTATGCGGTAACAAAGGTGTTTTTCGCAAATATCAAGCGAGGCGGCATTATAATGACAAACATTGCGGTTGGAAGCCTGTATATATTTGGACTGACAAGAGGGCATTATGACGGCTTTGTAGATTGGTGCAAACAGGTGATAGCAATATGCGTGACGGCATTTCTGCAAAATTCGCTTTTGTTTGCCGGACTTCTGACATTCGGCGATCATATGCTTTTGGGACTCGGAATAATGCTTGCGGCAAATGAGGTGCCGAGGATAGCCGACAGATTCGGACTTGACACATCATCAAAAGTTAATATTATGAGTACATATTATGCAACGCAGGCGGCGGTACGCACAACACAAGCAGTAATGAAGGCTGTATCAAAATAACTGTGTTAAATCATACAAAAATTGTCGTAACCACTTGACAATATTTCGGTATAGCGATATAATAAATATATATAATATATTTGTGGTGATGTAAGATGAACATAAACGAAATATTGAAAGAGAAGAATATGACGAAGTATCGCCTTGCAAAATTGAGTGGAGTTCCAAATGCAACACTCAGCGAACTTTGCAGCGGAAAAACAAGCATTGAAAAGTGTTCGGGAGAAACGCTGTACAGGATATCAAAAGCGCTTGGCGTATCGATGGAATCGCTGGTAAAAGAGGCTGTTTTGCAAAAAGAGGTTGAAAAAAATCTTGAAAAGACATACGAGTGTGCGCTGCCGCAATACCTTCAGCACGACCTTGACGAGTACAAAAGGGGCTTAAAGGAAGGTTCAACTCTTATGGATTGCTTGTGGGGTGAGCTTTACGGCAGTATCAATATCGCAGAGATAAAT
This genomic window from Qingrenia yutianensis contains:
- a CDS encoding DUF4320 family protein; the protein is MRKRLKDKRGSGYIDVAVIVLSAILVIALATSVFPVYIAKSQLDSFTQELCREAEICGKVGSETSSRELTLKERLGISPNVEWSKSGAIQLNEEFTVTATLEYDIGFGAFASFPITLASKAIGKSEVYHK
- a CDS encoding DUF3852 domain-containing protein yields the protein MKIKRLAVVIMALTILAVTAVSVYAAGDVASAVESTWTTARGQIKTVVNNVVFPVLDLILAVFFFVKLGSAYFDYRKSGQFEWTAPAILFACLVFVLTAPTYLWSILGM
- a CDS encoding conjugal transfer protein TrbL family protein; its protein translation is MFVFDWFLDWIYGKVMGFIQTFFTYISGMGAEIFELPWIQAVIEFFRLFGWSMYVVALVVAVFDTAIAWQNGQGNIKDAALGAIKGFMAVNLFTVVPIELYKLSIEVQNSLGQAMSGLYSGSLSDLSELSSAQLLPFQSEINPFNLFTIIALGYAVTKVFFANIKRGGIIMTNIAVGSLYIFGLTRGHYDGFVDWCKQVIAICVTAFLQNSLLFAGLLTFGDHMLLGLGIMLAANEVPRIADRFGLDTSSKVNIMSTYYATQAAVRTTQAVMKAVSK
- a CDS encoding DUF6550 family protein, which produces MKKKTRIVLIGTAVILLSVISGVVVYKNTIPNKPPEIITENETEKLNSNVTVDINTEREDIPEYREITDEETGETVIAEVQKNEPPEIKPTTPPEKPKSEDSYTNPEKPPEYKKEQTVVEKKVETNSETNKKQTSEKGKVYVDGFGYVDKAGETKTQTGVSDGDINKMVGSMD
- a CDS encoding helix-turn-helix transcriptional regulator, which encodes MNINEILKEKNMTKYRLAKLSGVPNATLSELCSGKTSIEKCSGETLYRISKALGVSMESLVKEAVLQKEVEKNLEKTYECALPQYLQHDLDEYKRGLKEGSTLMDCLWGELYGSINIAEINDGAITHDHAEYLRNKYLR